A single Pedobacter sp. PACM 27299 DNA region contains:
- a CDS encoding TonB-dependent receptor, with protein MKYIYLISFLCFLSSLSFTHQAKAQERGHIKGLIQDEQGIPAANVNIRISSGPIVSIEPGVPSVPNSAVISNISSPRKSDQNGAFAFQNLPYGEYQLIFTRVGFQPYTLSVSINEAQKEIEMKVTLKSSDDQLQEVVVMGRKKQSYVNTKSFIGSKIESKITEIPQTISVVTKELMEDKQAFIITDVVADLPGVTQFSAYDDLTIRGFRNGNESGFRLVNGLRSGYGYGTSYFRVPLTLNLESVEILKGPGAALFGDISPGGTVNMNTKKPLEDRRHSIAVAAGSFNTIRTMMDFTGPLDEEKKILYRLNLGHETTNTFRDINARKSFMIAPTFTFRPTENTTINAEINYSNFDGYLDRGMGIRGGDFYALKRSFTLSQPSDYFKVNDISLNASLNHRINDKLSFNANYMKFIYAENLSEHRTLNTFADAPLNTIMNMRYIQKQTKEFTDNVSAYLHYKGGVKDFKFDVVAGLDYVGYETDKGGHQWEARSQTIDGKVVPLRFDLSNPTYELRNPALYNRLPLAQFFVDYLNSSYQTTGVFIQNRIRWREKLNILFGLRYENYGDQRKFEGASYEKVKQSVFLPRIGLNYAINQQFNYFVSYSQGFIPINPQFVRNPENYGRTEPFKSQTSYQVETGLKTEFFNQRLFSSVSFYHIERQNMLVNTGQIADNGNPIYRQNGRVKSQGLEFDLKGNLFPFLNISANYAFNLAEVMESDLKLEKGMVNANAPKHLAALWAKYTQRDGALQGLGIGIGGQYVGKKRMENTVQHIQSGELEWKFWPSYFIANAAVYYKLDKMTFSINANNLFDKYYFVGGFDYTRAFPGSPRNLMTAIKYTF; from the coding sequence ATGAAATACATTTATTTAATTTCCTTTCTTTGCTTTTTGAGCAGCCTATCTTTTACCCATCAGGCAAAGGCTCAGGAAAGAGGCCATATTAAAGGCCTGATCCAGGATGAGCAGGGCATCCCTGCTGCCAACGTCAACATTCGCATTTCCAGTGGGCCAATTGTTTCCATTGAGCCTGGTGTGCCCAGCGTTCCAAATAGTGCAGTCATCTCCAACATTTCCAGCCCAAGGAAAAGTGACCAAAATGGGGCATTCGCCTTCCAGAACCTCCCTTATGGTGAGTATCAGCTGATCTTTACCAGAGTCGGATTTCAACCCTATACCCTCTCGGTTTCCATCAATGAAGCACAAAAAGAAATTGAGATGAAAGTAACTTTGAAAAGTTCTGACGATCAATTACAAGAAGTTGTAGTCATGGGCAGAAAGAAACAATCTTACGTCAATACGAAAAGCTTTATCGGCTCAAAAATAGAATCTAAAATTACCGAAATCCCACAAACCATTTCTGTGGTGACTAAGGAGCTGATGGAAGATAAACAGGCTTTTATAATTACCGATGTGGTAGCTGACTTACCGGGTGTCACGCAGTTCTCTGCTTATGACGATTTAACCATCCGGGGATTTAGAAATGGCAATGAAAGTGGCTTCCGACTGGTCAACGGCCTCCGTTCCGGATATGGCTATGGGACCAGTTATTTCAGGGTTCCTTTAACGCTCAACCTGGAAAGTGTAGAAATCCTGAAAGGCCCTGGTGCGGCATTATTTGGGGACATCAGTCCGGGGGGAACCGTAAATATGAACACCAAAAAGCCGCTGGAAGACCGCAGACACAGCATCGCAGTTGCCGCAGGATCTTTTAACACCATCCGTACCATGATGGATTTTACCGGTCCGCTGGACGAGGAAAAGAAAATCCTTTACCGGTTAAACCTCGGACATGAAACCACCAATACTTTCCGGGACATCAATGCCCGTAAGTCCTTTATGATCGCACCTACTTTCACCTTCAGGCCGACCGAAAACACCACCATCAATGCGGAAATTAATTACAGCAATTTTGATGGTTACCTGGACAGAGGAATGGGCATCAGAGGTGGAGATTTTTACGCATTGAAGCGCAGCTTTACCTTGAGCCAGCCGAGTGATTATTTTAAGGTGAATGACATTTCCCTGAATGCTTCCCTAAATCACCGCATTAACGATAAACTCTCTTTCAATGCCAATTATATGAAATTCATTTATGCGGAAAACCTGTCGGAACACCGTACCCTGAATACCTTTGCGGATGCGCCTTTGAATACGATCATGAACATGCGTTACATTCAAAAGCAGACCAAAGAATTTACAGACAATGTTTCCGCATACCTGCATTACAAAGGCGGTGTAAAAGATTTCAAATTTGATGTGGTTGCTGGTTTGGATTATGTAGGTTATGAAACCGACAAAGGTGGTCACCAATGGGAAGCCAGAAGCCAAACGATAGATGGAAAAGTGGTGCCTTTAAGATTTGACCTCAGCAACCCCACTTATGAATTGAGAAATCCGGCATTATACAACCGACTGCCATTGGCACAGTTCTTTGTCGACTACCTGAATTCTTCTTACCAAACCACCGGAGTTTTTATACAAAACAGAATCCGCTGGAGAGAAAAACTGAACATCTTATTCGGGTTGAGGTATGAAAATTATGGCGACCAGCGTAAATTTGAAGGGGCCAGTTATGAAAAAGTAAAGCAATCCGTTTTCTTACCCAGGATTGGATTGAACTATGCCATCAACCAGCAGTTCAATTATTTCGTCAGCTACAGCCAGGGCTTCATCCCCATAAACCCTCAATTCGTCCGCAATCCAGAGAATTATGGGCGTACGGAACCTTTCAAAAGTCAGACGAGCTATCAGGTAGAAACTGGTCTGAAAACCGAGTTTTTTAACCAGCGCCTCTTTTCGTCTGTATCGTTCTACCATATTGAGCGTCAGAACATGCTCGTGAACACCGGACAAATTGCCGATAATGGCAACCCGATCTACAGACAAAATGGTAGGGTAAAATCTCAGGGTCTGGAGTTTGACCTGAAAGGCAACCTGTTCCCATTCTTAAACATCAGCGCCAACTACGCTTTCAACCTGGCAGAAGTGATGGAAAGTGACCTTAAATTGGAAAAAGGAATGGTGAATGCCAATGCGCCGAAACACCTGGCCGCGCTTTGGGCAAAATACACCCAACGCGATGGTGCCCTGCAAGGCTTAGGAATTGGTATTGGCGGACAATACGTAGGCAAAAAGAGAATGGAAAATACGGTGCAGCACATCCAGTCTGGAGAATTGGAATGGAAATTCTGGCCTTCCTATTTTATAGCAAATGCCGCCGTATATTACAAATTGGACAAAATGACTTTCTCTATCAATGCCAACAACCTGTTCGACAAATACTATTTTGTGGGTGGATTTGACTATACCAGAGCCTTTCCCGGAAGTCCGAGAAACTTGATGACCGCCATAAAATATACATTCTAA
- a CDS encoding GNAT family N-acetyltransferase → MAYSLITDHTVTNISSPKGVQIARARGFSARSRKELFPMLCHDHLPKDLQAFEETYNNGNAGVFLIATTKTGQITGCIAAIPYDHRFGQFQLASKGLTYEVCRLYVLPSYRHQNIGRNLFAELHTQLQKQGVKHLYLHTHPFLDGAQLFWEKMGFEFLIQDQDAPFHTIHMQQLIS, encoded by the coding sequence ATGGCTTATTCTCTAATTACTGATCACACTGTGACCAATATATCCAGTCCGAAAGGCGTACAAATAGCCCGTGCAAGAGGTTTTTCTGCCCGTTCCAGAAAAGAATTATTTCCTATGCTTTGTCATGACCATCTGCCTAAAGATTTACAGGCTTTTGAAGAGACTTACAACAACGGAAATGCAGGGGTTTTCTTAATTGCAACCACTAAAACCGGTCAGATTACAGGCTGTATCGCAGCCATTCCTTATGACCATAGATTCGGCCAATTTCAGCTCGCTTCAAAAGGCCTGACTTATGAAGTCTGCCGCTTGTACGTACTTCCTTCCTACCGTCATCAAAACATCGGAAGGAACTTATTCGCGGAGCTCCATACCCAACTCCAAAAGCAAGGGGTAAAACACCTTTATTTACACACGCATCCCTTCCTTGATGGCGCACAATTATTCTGGGAAAAGATGGGATTTGAATTCTTAATTCAAGATCAAGACGCGCCGTTCCATACCATTCACATGCAACAATTGATATCATAA
- a CDS encoding ABC transporter ATP-binding protein → MSVAAIKIENLSYSIQGRQILDDVSLSLAANQFSVILGRNGCGKSTLFNLITGKYPKPSGIIKLMGKERSGIAQKTLAKTIGFLPQFHQSIFPFTVYDVILTGRAAFYRFGPSKEDHEIVEQTLLNMGISALKNKSYTDLSGGERQLVLISRVMAQGPEILVLDEPTNHLDLHFQTLVLEKLKAYSRSGHTVICIMHDPNMANIYADHIYFITEKKAYHSKLLEAENFSANIYEELYDTPLMRVQVKDKTILIPQF, encoded by the coding sequence ATGAGTGTAGCTGCGATAAAAATAGAAAACCTGTCTTATTCCATACAAGGCAGACAAATACTGGATGACGTTTCCCTTTCTCTGGCGGCTAACCAGTTTAGCGTCATCCTTGGCAGGAATGGCTGTGGAAAATCAACCTTGTTTAACCTGATTACCGGTAAGTATCCTAAGCCTTCTGGAATCATTAAACTGATGGGAAAAGAGCGTTCAGGTATCGCACAAAAGACTTTAGCGAAGACCATTGGCTTTCTTCCTCAGTTTCACCAAAGCATCTTTCCCTTCACGGTATATGATGTCATCCTCACCGGAAGAGCAGCCTTTTATCGGTTTGGCCCCTCCAAAGAGGACCATGAAATCGTGGAGCAGACACTCCTGAACATGGGGATTTCAGCGTTGAAAAATAAATCCTATACCGACCTTTCCGGTGGAGAACGTCAATTGGTATTGATCAGCCGCGTGATGGCACAGGGTCCGGAAATCCTCGTTCTCGATGAACCGACCAACCATTTAGACCTCCATTTCCAAACCTTGGTTTTAGAGAAGTTAAAAGCTTATTCCCGCAGTGGTCACACGGTGATCTGTATCATGCACGATCCGAATATGGCCAATATTTATGCGGATCATATTTATTTCATTACAGAAAAAAAAGCTTACCACAGCAAATTGCTGGAAGCAGAGAATTTTTCGGCAAACATCTATGAAGAACTCTATGACACCCCATTAATGAGGGTTCAGGTGAAAGATAAAACAATCCTAATTCCTCAATTCTAA
- a CDS encoding FecCD family ABC transporter permease → MMLRRILINTIIYGLPIPVLIISLLIGSSDHIGITAFWDWIRSLIDPDHASPLVVENVIFNIRLPRALMTFLVGAALATSGGVLQAVFRNPLVDPFILGISSGAAFGASLAILIPLLSIHISAFIFGAAAVSLTYIFGYTKNSSSITIILAGMIVSGMFSASLALVQYLSDPFKLQAIIQWTMGSLHLSSWHKVQQSVLPISLGLFGLYLIRWKLNLLSLGDDEARAVGVNPTYIKVIAVLLTTVVTAVAVASAGIISLYGLFVPHIVRMLVGASNTKTTPANIFFGGTFLLIIDNFCRTVFPYEIPIGIFTMIIGAPFFIFLIKKRKINWS, encoded by the coding sequence ATGATGCTGCGCCGTATACTGATCAACACCATTATTTATGGTTTGCCGATCCCTGTGCTAATCATCTCCTTACTGATTGGCTCTTCCGATCATATTGGAATTACCGCTTTTTGGGACTGGATCAGGAGCTTGATTGACCCTGATCATGCCAGTCCGCTGGTGGTTGAAAATGTCATTTTTAACATTAGGTTACCCAGAGCACTAATGACTTTCCTAGTAGGCGCCGCACTAGCTACCTCCGGAGGGGTGCTACAGGCTGTTTTTAGAAACCCATTGGTAGATCCATTTATTTTGGGGATCTCCTCAGGAGCGGCTTTTGGAGCCTCATTGGCCATCTTAATTCCCTTACTGTCTATCCACATCTCCGCCTTTATTTTCGGAGCCGCAGCCGTATCGCTGACCTATATTTTTGGCTATACAAAAAACTCTTCTTCAATTACCATTATTCTGGCAGGAATGATTGTATCCGGGATGTTTTCCGCCAGTCTTGCCTTGGTGCAATACCTGAGTGACCCTTTTAAATTACAAGCGATCATCCAATGGACAATGGGTAGTTTACACCTCAGTTCCTGGCATAAAGTACAGCAAAGTGTGTTGCCGATCAGTCTCGGCTTATTTGGCCTGTATTTAATCCGCTGGAAACTGAACCTTTTATCTCTTGGAGATGATGAAGCCAGAGCGGTGGGCGTCAATCCAACTTATATCAAAGTCATTGCAGTTTTACTGACCACAGTCGTGACTGCCGTTGCCGTAGCCAGTGCAGGAATAATTAGCCTTTACGGATTATTTGTACCACATATTGTCCGCATGCTGGTCGGTGCCAGCAACACCAAAACCACGCCGGCAAACATCTTCTTTGGTGGCACATTTCTACTGATCATCGACAATTTCTGCAGGACCGTATTTCCTTACGAAATCCCGATCGGAATCTTCACCATGATCATCGGTGCACCCTTTTTTATATTCCTCATTAAGAAACGAAAAATCAACTGGTCATGA
- a CDS encoding ABC transporter substrate-binding protein produces MQKTLYHCIFSLLIFTLLFSSCQSDQRKKSDTTYPIIALDALGDTIRLTKPAERVVSLVPAALDALYMLHADSAIVGVPNRSYTDPNVFPYLSKLDPRIKARLIASPTLSESGMSMETIIKLNPDLVIIQSNQTDAIQMLKELGIPVFGITSQNFGQLNQEVLNLGILLGKETRAKELIAFTDRKIQVLKERNKNIRNKKTIYYAWSGGRIYSTTGRKGLINDCFEMAGLENACPYEIDAPNISPETLISWNPDILLLWNTDESVLYQQKELSSLTALKEKKVFNLSPPFLYDPHTLKIVLASIAIHHYSYPTAAAATLNAEQLEILSALYGEEKAKLILQ; encoded by the coding sequence ATGCAAAAGACACTTTACCATTGTATATTTTCCCTGCTGATATTTACTTTATTATTCAGCTCCTGTCAGTCTGATCAGCGCAAAAAAAGCGACACCACTTACCCCATAATTGCTTTGGATGCGCTTGGAGATACCATCCGCCTGACTAAACCGGCAGAAAGAGTCGTTTCTCTAGTTCCCGCAGCCCTGGATGCACTTTACATGCTGCATGCGGATAGTGCCATCGTTGGGGTTCCCAATCGCAGCTATACCGATCCGAATGTATTCCCCTATTTATCAAAACTTGATCCGAGGATCAAAGCCAGACTGATCGCCAGCCCTACTTTATCGGAGAGCGGAATGAGTATGGAAACCATCATCAAGCTAAATCCAGATCTGGTGATTATCCAATCCAATCAAACGGATGCGATTCAAATGCTGAAGGAACTGGGAATTCCGGTATTCGGCATCACTTCTCAAAACTTCGGACAACTCAATCAGGAAGTCCTGAACCTGGGTATCCTCCTTGGAAAAGAAACCAGGGCTAAAGAATTAATCGCCTTTACGGATCGCAAAATACAGGTGCTAAAGGAAAGAAATAAAAACATCCGCAACAAAAAGACGATTTACTATGCCTGGTCTGGCGGAAGAATTTATTCGACTACCGGCAGAAAAGGATTGATCAACGACTGCTTTGAAATGGCCGGACTGGAAAATGCCTGTCCTTATGAAATTGATGCGCCAAATATCAGTCCGGAAACATTGATCAGCTGGAATCCAGACATCCTGCTGTTATGGAATACAGACGAAAGCGTGTTGTACCAGCAAAAAGAACTGTCTTCTTTAACCGCTTTGAAAGAGAAAAAAGTATTCAATCTTAGTCCGCCCTTCCTATACGACCCACATACGCTGAAAATTGTCCTGGCTTCCATTGCCATCCACCATTACAGTTACCCAACAGCAGCCGCTGCTACCCTTAACGCAGAACAGTTAGAAATCCTGTCTGCATTGTATGGGGAGGAAAAAGCTAAACTGATCTTACAATGA
- a CDS encoding TonB-dependent receptor plug domain-containing protein, translating to MRFSAFLFDKTTFSTNGYSAAAGQALSSVLSMDTRGVAVKSSTEFSLIDLGLGAAHTHRFKNSSLMLGGNYYNFSPYHKIVPQNTQWKKDPEQKQLSMHYKYKTSETGMFKVFADYSDTRLSFYIDNPNYPDKDLLFNRNENLYANVNYQDFIAGDWKLFAGVSYNKTLESGQVSTAESGSKTTEGAVLFNTSPYFQNDEVWHQKFSLSRKFRGSSQVNFGAELFENSRSEGYAELSRKYSDVLAAGFAESELYFTDQLNLKSGLRLESSNYLRQLNLAPRTALYYQFHPAHKVVASYGWYYQKPDDSFLTQTAGLDYEKSIQYALEYEFKVLFRTLKLSVYQKDYQQLVKIETPVFSGFQAYGPPLKIEAFNNNGKGYARGVDVFWKDKQSIDLIEYYVSYSYLDTKRDYIDFEASARPAFAPQHTFNLVAMRITSNARWQFSGTYTFSSGRSYYNPLNPVFMGDRTQHNHNFSIGINDLPTWIKGFSAFNLNLNNVFGFKQVYGYRYAYNGSRRTAILPPARRSILLSFLMNIDGDEFNH from the coding sequence GTGAGGTTTTCTGCCTTCTTATTTGACAAAACGACTTTCAGCACCAATGGCTATAGCGCCGCTGCCGGACAAGCTTTGTCTTCTGTGCTCAGTATGGATACCAGGGGAGTGGCAGTTAAATCTTCTACAGAATTCTCTCTGATCGATCTGGGGCTGGGTGCTGCCCATACCCATCGCTTTAAAAACAGTTCTTTAATGCTGGGTGGAAATTATTACAACTTTTCTCCCTACCATAAAATTGTACCCCAGAACACGCAATGGAAAAAGGATCCTGAGCAAAAGCAATTGTCGATGCATTATAAATACAAAACCTCGGAAACCGGGATGTTCAAGGTCTTTGCTGATTACAGTGATACCCGGCTGTCCTTCTATATTGATAACCCAAATTATCCGGACAAAGACCTGCTGTTCAACAGGAATGAAAACCTATATGCCAATGTGAATTATCAGGATTTTATCGCTGGAGACTGGAAATTGTTTGCCGGAGTATCTTACAATAAAACCCTGGAATCAGGGCAGGTCAGTACAGCGGAATCAGGATCGAAAACTACGGAGGGGGCTGTGCTGTTCAATACCTCACCGTATTTTCAGAACGATGAAGTATGGCATCAAAAGTTTTCCCTGAGCAGGAAATTTCGGGGAAGTTCGCAGGTCAATTTTGGCGCTGAATTATTTGAGAATTCCAGAAGTGAAGGTTATGCGGAGCTGTCCAGAAAATACAGTGATGTACTCGCAGCGGGTTTTGCAGAATCAGAACTCTATTTTACGGATCAGCTCAACTTAAAATCCGGCTTGAGACTGGAGTCTTCCAACTACCTTCGTCAACTGAATCTGGCCCCTCGTACCGCTTTATATTATCAGTTTCATCCGGCACATAAAGTGGTGGCTTCTTATGGCTGGTATTACCAAAAACCTGACGATAGTTTCCTGACACAGACTGCTGGTCTGGACTACGAGAAATCCATTCAATATGCCTTAGAATATGAATTTAAGGTGCTTTTCAGAACATTGAAATTATCGGTTTATCAGAAAGATTATCAGCAGCTGGTTAAAATTGAAACACCGGTGTTTTCTGGATTTCAGGCTTATGGCCCACCCTTGAAAATAGAAGCATTCAACAATAATGGGAAAGGTTATGCCAGAGGTGTGGATGTCTTTTGGAAAGACAAGCAGAGCATCGATTTAATAGAGTATTATGTTTCTTATTCCTACCTGGATACTAAAAGAGATTATATTGATTTTGAGGCTTCCGCCAGGCCTGCTTTTGCACCTCAGCATACCTTTAATCTTGTGGCCATGAGGATTACTTCAAATGCGCGCTGGCAGTTTTCAGGAACCTATACTTTTAGTAGCGGCAGGAGTTATTATAATCCTTTAAACCCGGTTTTTATGGGTGATAGAACACAGCATAACCACAACTTTAGCATTGGCATTAACGATCTTCCGACCTGGATTAAAGGTTTCTCTGCCTTCAATCTTAACCTGAATAATGTATTTGGATTTAAGCAGGTGTATGGCTACCGATATGCTTATAATGGCAGCAGGAGAACCGCAATTCTGCCTCCTGCCAGGAGAAGTATTTTATTGAGTTTTTTAATGAATATTGATGGAGATGAATTTAACCATTAA
- a CDS encoding FAD-dependent oxidoreductase: MTINIAVILFNNNKKTMLLQDKYIAIIGGGPGGLTLARLLKQQGLQVKVYERDADRNVRQQGSTLDLHEGTGLKALEVAGLLEEFKKHYRPGADKMKIINSQMEVLLNDHAVATNENFGHEHFRPEIDRGPLRDLLIASLEEDDIVWNAKFKEMKPAGAGWELSFDNGSSAYADLVIASDGANSKVRKYLTDIPPIYSGVTAIEVNIYNAEKNAPALWQLASGGKLFALENGKTIFFGPKADGTLSFLIGLKVSENWLAKSNIDFNDKSQVALWFQQEFADWSSEWQSLFTTDEIWIMPRPMYHYPTDQNWESLANLTMIGDAAHRIPPYAGEGANQALADALELYEALCLGQFETIQQAIASFELKMRARMIEITAETLQNTAVMHTQDNLQFLLNFFNG, translated from the coding sequence TTGACTATAAATATAGCAGTAATTTTGTTTAACAACAATAAGAAAACTATGTTATTACAAGATAAATACATCGCCATTATTGGCGGAGGCCCCGGCGGATTGACACTGGCCAGGCTTTTAAAACAACAAGGCCTCCAGGTTAAAGTATATGAAAGAGATGCCGATCGAAATGTCCGTCAGCAGGGCTCTACTTTAGACCTTCATGAAGGAACTGGCCTGAAAGCACTGGAAGTTGCAGGATTGCTGGAAGAATTTAAAAAACATTACCGTCCCGGAGCTGATAAAATGAAAATCATCAACAGCCAGATGGAAGTTTTATTAAACGACCATGCAGTAGCAACTAATGAAAACTTTGGCCATGAACATTTCCGCCCGGAAATCGATCGTGGTCCGCTGCGCGACCTCTTGATCGCCTCCCTGGAAGAAGATGACATCGTTTGGAATGCGAAATTCAAGGAGATGAAGCCTGCCGGAGCTGGCTGGGAATTGTCCTTCGACAATGGCAGCAGCGCCTATGCAGACCTGGTGATTGCCTCAGATGGTGCCAATTCTAAGGTCAGGAAATACCTCACGGATATTCCACCTATATATTCCGGCGTTACCGCTATTGAGGTTAACATTTATAATGCGGAAAAGAATGCTCCAGCACTTTGGCAGCTCGCCAGCGGAGGTAAATTATTCGCCTTGGAAAATGGTAAAACGATCTTCTTTGGTCCCAAAGCTGATGGTACATTAAGTTTTCTCATCGGATTGAAGGTATCAGAAAACTGGCTAGCCAAATCCAATATAGACTTTAACGATAAATCACAGGTAGCACTATGGTTCCAGCAGGAATTTGCAGACTGGAGCAGCGAATGGCAATCGCTCTTTACTACAGATGAAATATGGATCATGCCAAGACCAATGTATCATTATCCGACCGATCAAAACTGGGAAAGCCTGGCAAACCTGACGATGATTGGAGACGCAGCACATCGCATCCCGCCTTATGCAGGAGAAGGTGCAAACCAGGCTTTGGCGGATGCTTTAGAACTTTATGAAGCGCTCTGCCTCGGTCAATTTGAAACGATCCAGCAGGCCATCGCCTCTTTTGAACTGAAAATGAGGGCGCGCATGATCGAGATCACAGCAGAAACCCTGCAGAATACCGCAGTCATGCACACCCAGGATAACCTGCAATTCCTGTTAAACTTTTTTAATGGTTAA
- a CDS encoding helix-turn-helix transcriptional regulator: MKVSVVDENGSGIMAEFAKAIGATVRGRFVDIPKEKGGGYLRGFNWGCELRMMVRNYYLIEEILLERTNKLAEGQDNVIFFLSGVFSPMPAEKKIPLEQASVFIGMQAVSSVMSMPSNTYFSSITIAASRHYLRECFGGIAHPVIASILEAKNNFVFETGITVEMVQTAGEIVQQSIPQSLESHYYKLKCEELLCYIFAQLLKREAVATSGMHIEDMKAIYSVKLRLQSALNEPPDIASLAREAGMSEPKLRKLFKQTFGKGVFEYYQSARMQEAARLLKEQSLTVSEVGYQLGFTNLSHFSRVFEQHIGMKPKKYSRA, from the coding sequence ATGAAAGTATCAGTGGTAGATGAGAATGGCTCAGGGATCATGGCTGAGTTTGCAAAAGCGATAGGGGCCACTGTTCGCGGTCGGTTTGTCGACATACCAAAGGAAAAGGGTGGAGGTTACCTGAGGGGGTTCAACTGGGGATGCGAACTGCGAATGATGGTTCGCAACTATTACCTGATAGAAGAGATCCTGCTGGAAAGGACGAATAAACTGGCTGAAGGGCAGGATAATGTGATCTTTTTCTTGAGTGGAGTTTTCTCCCCAATGCCCGCCGAAAAGAAGATCCCATTAGAGCAAGCCAGCGTATTTATTGGGATGCAGGCAGTTTCTTCGGTGATGTCGATGCCTTCTAATACCTATTTCAGCAGTATCACGATTGCAGCCTCCCGACATTACCTGCGGGAATGTTTTGGCGGAATAGCTCACCCCGTGATAGCCAGTATCCTGGAAGCAAAAAACAATTTTGTATTTGAAACCGGTATTACTGTAGAGATGGTCCAAACTGCCGGAGAGATTGTGCAGCAAAGCATACCCCAGAGTCTGGAAAGTCATTACTATAAACTCAAGTGTGAAGAGCTGCTATGTTATATTTTTGCTCAATTGCTGAAAAGAGAGGCCGTTGCCACCAGTGGGATGCACATAGAGGATATGAAGGCGATTTATTCTGTCAAATTACGATTGCAGTCTGCCTTAAATGAGCCGCCAGATATTGCTTCATTAGCGAGAGAGGCTGGAATGAGCGAACCCAAGCTTCGTAAACTATTCAAACAGACTTTCGGCAAAGGAGTTTTTGAATATTATCAAAGCGCTAGAATGCAGGAAGCCGCAAGGTTGTTAAAAGAGCAAAGCCTGACAGTCTCTGAAGTAGGATACCAGCTGGGTTTTACGAATCTAAGTCATTTTTCAAGGGTTTTTGAGCAGCATATTGGCATGAAGCCCAAGAAATATTCAAGGGCTTAA
- a CDS encoding TlpA family protein disulfide reductase produces MKKLLILLLLFTAHSAEAQLKNTDQLPELQFKELLNAPFKSVGSKQLKSKVILLEFWATWCGSCLAAMPHLQALQAKYPNSLQVIAVGDESAVRTAQYLKSKPSNFWFAIDTSRKIAEAFPHQLIPHTVLIDAEGKLIGSTYPEAITEKVMDSLLRKQEIHLPAKIDRLINHEDLIQQQFFAADSTTYRFMMQAEIKGGPGLSTTWLKDKTFSGRRLTCINLPLSSLYRIANGDFPYNRSIDETKSEQKEATYCLDLIVDSPVNLLPALQMELSKRFDLQARIQPTIKEVQVLRIINPIKFNTIKRNRAGQRTYYSRHGEIDHEAITMNDFAQFLENYGLHQLVADETGNLEKLDIKFSFQPENPKSLLHILESMGLGLAKEKRSINLLILYK; encoded by the coding sequence ATGAAAAAACTACTTATTCTGCTGCTCCTGTTTACTGCGCATTCGGCTGAAGCCCAGCTAAAAAATACCGATCAATTACCTGAATTGCAATTTAAGGAACTGCTCAATGCACCGTTCAAATCTGTCGGCTCAAAGCAGTTAAAAAGCAAAGTCATTTTACTGGAATTCTGGGCTACCTGGTGTGGTTCCTGCTTGGCGGCTATGCCCCACCTCCAGGCCTTACAAGCGAAATATCCAAACTCCTTGCAAGTGATCGCAGTTGGTGATGAAAGCGCAGTCCGCACTGCACAATATCTAAAATCAAAACCTAGTAATTTCTGGTTCGCCATAGATACCTCAAGGAAGATTGCGGAAGCCTTTCCTCATCAGTTAATTCCGCATACGGTGCTCATTGATGCGGAGGGAAAACTGATCGGATCTACCTACCCGGAAGCCATCACCGAAAAGGTAATGGACAGCTTGCTGCGCAAACAAGAAATACATTTACCTGCAAAAATAGACCGGCTAATCAACCATGAAGACTTAATTCAGCAGCAGTTTTTTGCCGCTGACAGTACGACCTACCGGTTTATGATGCAGGCAGAAATCAAAGGAGGCCCCGGACTAAGTACCACCTGGTTAAAAGACAAAACCTTCAGCGGCCGTCGGCTGACCTGCATTAACCTTCCCCTCAGTTCACTTTATAGGATCGCCAATGGCGATTTCCCTTATAACCGCAGCATAGACGAGACAAAGTCTGAACAGAAAGAAGCTACCTACTGTCTGGACCTTATTGTAGATTCCCCTGTTAATTTATTACCCGCATTACAGATGGAATTGTCGAAAAGATTTGATTTGCAGGCAAGGATACAGCCAACCATAAAAGAGGTACAGGTCCTTCGCATCATCAATCCGATAAAGTTTAACACTATAAAAAGAAACCGTGCTGGCCAAAGAACCTATTATTCAAGACACGGAGAAATAGATCATGAAGCGATCACGATGAATGATTTCGCCCAGTTTCTGGAGAACTATGGCCTTCATCAATTGGTGGCAGACGAAACAGGGAACCTGGAAAAGCTAGATATTAAATTCTCTTTCCAACCGGAAAACCCAAAAAGCCTGCTGCATATATTGGAAAGTATGGGCTTGGGCTTAGCAAAAGAAAAGCGATCTATTAATTTGCTGATCCTGTATAAATAA